The following proteins come from a genomic window of Labeo rohita strain BAU-BD-2019 chromosome 25, IGBB_LRoh.1.0, whole genome shotgun sequence:
- the LOC127157084 gene encoding RCC1 domain-containing protein 1 yields the protein MNWFGFGFNGFGQIRPADASEQVTCKVKIPVRISDVCRSCRVTGSWSSRADVHHTDSGSHVCVSGFVSGSSEEDCRSIFPESQGCTDALISERYLTLNFTDRVECWEIQHTQNKLVWKREQDLSDNTGPSVTLPLVSGGYVMPKPPFFLPLCSKLCAVSLALGSEHAVLLTSDGTVYSWGSGSHGQMGHGALTSQEEPQVVEALWGVPIKAVSAGNWHSASISTGGDLYMWGWNESGQLGLPSRGLEEEKLRRKSCGNSEHLNEDEKKQADVFISIQAFPALVDVPNVSEISKISCGSRHTAAVTGTGDLYTWGWGHYGQLGHGTENSTDEPTLVDYFPSHRMCVKDVVCGLWNTFVFAVPKEQPPS from the exons ATGAAttggtttggttttggttttaatgGCTTTGGTCAAATAAGGCCGGCAGATGCGAGTGAACAGGTAACATGTAAAGTGAAAATACCAGTCCGGATATCAGATGTGTGCAGATCATGTAGAGTCACAGGCAGCTGGAGCTCCAGAGCTGATGTGCATCATACAGACT CTGGCagtcatgtgtgtgtgtcaggatTTGTTTCTGGTTCATCAGAAGAGGACTGCAGAAGTATTTTTCCAGAGAGTCAGGGCTGCACAGATGCTCTCATCAGTGAAAGATACCTGACGCTCAACTTCACAGACAGAGTGGAATGCTGGGAAATCCAGCACACACAAAACAAGCTTGTGTGGAAGAGAGAGCAGGACCTCTCGGACAATACCG GACCTTCTGTTACGCTGCCGTTGGTGTCAGGCGGGTACGTCATGCCCAAACCTCCTTTTTTCCTTCCTCTCTGCTCTAAACTCTGTGCCGTGAGCCTGGCGTTGGGCTCTGAACACGCTGTGCTGCTGACGTCGGACGGGACTGTGTATTCCTGGGGATCTGGAAG TCATGGTCAGATGGGTCACGGCGCTCTGACATCACAGGAGGAGCCTCAGGTAGTGGAGGCTCTCTGGGGCGTCCCAATCAAAGCAGTGTCTGCTGGGAACTGGCACTCCGCTTCCATCAGCA CTGGTGGCGACCTGTATATGTGGGGATGGAATGAAAGCGGGCAGCTCGGTCTGCCATCTAGAGGCCTGGAAGAGGAAAAGCTCAGACGAAAAAGCTGTG gaaACAGTGAGCATCTAAATGAAGATGAAAAGAAGCAAGCGGATGTGTTTATTTCTATTCAAGCATTCCCTGCTTTAGTGGACGTCCCTAATGTGTCAGAGATCAGCAAGATCAGCTGTGGATCCCGTCACACAGCAGCCGTCACCG gCACAGGGGATCTGTACACCTGGGGATGGG GTCATTATGGACAGCTGGGACATGGCACTGAAAATAGCACAGATGAGCCAACACTGGTGGATTACTTCCCTAGCCATCGAATGTGCGTTAAAGATGTTGTTTGTGGGTTATGGAACACTTTTGTGTTTGCTGTGCCAAAAGAACAACCTCCGTCCTGA
- the cib1 gene encoding calcium and integrin-binding protein 1, with product MGGTSSKLPKDLLSEYQELTFLTKQEILLAHKIFSELQGRENGPYSARVTMEKILTLPELKSNPFRKRICHVFSTSDMKDGSLSFEDFLDLLSAFSDSATLEIKSHYAFRIFDFDDDGTLDSRDLEKLVNCLTGETDDTRLTAEEMRQLISNILEESDIDKDGTVNLSEFQHVISRSPDFVSSFKIVL from the exons ATGGGGGGAACATCGAGCAAGTTACCGAAAGATCTTCTGTCAGAGTATCAG GAGCTGACATTTCTGACAAAACAAGAAATTTTACT GGCACACAAAATATTCTCTGAGCTCCAGGGCCGGGAAAATGGACCGTACAGCGCCAGGGTGACCATGGAAAAGATCCTCACACTTCCTGAACTGAAG TCTAACCCCTTCCGGAAAAGGATATGTCACGTCTTCTCGACCTCTGACATGAAGGATGGCAGCTTGAGCTTTGAGGATTTCCTGGACCTCTTGAGTGCCTTCAGCGATTCGGCGACCCTGGAAATCAAGTCCCACTACGCTTTCCGAATCTTTG ACTTTGATGATGACGGGACCCTTGATTCTAGAGACCTAGAGAAGCTGGTGAACTGTCTTACGGGCGAGACGGACGACACCCGTCTGACTGCAGAGGAGATGAGACAGCTCATAAGCAAT ATCCTCGAAGAGTCAGACATTGATAAGGACGGTACAGTCAATCTCTCGGAATTTCAGCATGTCATCTCCAGATCTCCAGACTTTGTCAG TTCATTCAAGATTGTCTTGTAA
- the metap2b gene encoding methionine aminopeptidase 2b, translating to MADELTQELQSAAAQKQILLNGDSHLPKEDTDPVDETGKKKKKKKKKGKAGAVGNHEGEGESEITKVANQLEQQTLEDQEKDDEPEEDGEEGDSTGKKKKKKKKKKGPKVQTDPPSIPICELYTSGVYAKGQECEYPPTQDGRTAAWRMTSEEKKFLDQANEEMWNDFRQAAEAHRQVRKYVRSWIKPGMTMIEICEKLEDCSRKLIKENGLNAGLAFPTGCSLNHCAAHYTPNAGDPTVLQYDDVCKIDFGTHINGRIIDCAFTVTFNPKYDKLLEAVKDATNTGIKCAGIDVRLCDIGESIQEVMESYEVELDGKTYQVKPIRNLNGHSIGQYRIHAGKTVPIVKGGEATRMEEGEVYAIETFGSTGKGMVHDDMECSHYMKNFEVGHVPIRLPRAKHLLNVVNENFGTLAFCRRWLDRLGETKYLMALKNLCDLGIIDPYPPLCDTKGCYTAQFEHTILLRPTCKEVVSRGDDY from the exons ATGGCAGACGAGCTGACGCAGGAGCTGCAGTCCGCGGCGGCACAAAAGCAGATTTTACTGAACGGCGACTCTCACCTTCCCAAAGAAGACACGGATCCTGTTGACGAGACcgggaagaagaagaaaaagaagaagaagaagggaAAAGCGGGAGCCGTAG GAAACCATGAGGGGGAAGGAGAGTCTGAAATCACCAAAGTGGCAAATCAACTGGAGCAACAAACATTAGAAGACCAAGAGAAGGATGATGAGCCAGAAGAGG ATGGCGAGGAAGGAGATTCAActggaaagaaaaagaaaaagaagaagaaaaagaaaggac CCAAAGTTCAAACAGATCCTCCATCTATCCCCATCTGTGAGCTTTACACCAGTGGAGTTTATGCTAAGGGCCAGGAATGTGAATATCCACCGACGCAAGATGG ACGTACTGCTGCGTGGCGGATGACCAGCGAGGAGAAGAAATTTTTGGATCAGGCTAATGAGGAGATGTGGAATGACTTCAGACAGGCTGCCGAGGCCCACAGGCAGGTCAGGAAATACGTCAGGAGCTGGATCAAACCGGGCATGACCATGATCGAGATCTG TGAGAAACTGGAGGATTGCTCTAGGAAGTTGATCAAGGAAAATGGTCTGAACGCTGGTTTGGCTTTCCCGACCGGCTGCTCGCTGAACCACTGTGCCGCTCACTACACTCCTAACGCGGGAGACCCCACCGTTCTCCAGTACGACGATGTCTGCAAGATCGACTTCGGCACGCACATTAATG GTCGAATCATTGACTGTGCCTTTACTGTCACCTTCAACCCAAAGTACGACAAACTGCTGGAAGCCGTTAAAGATGCTACAAATACTGGAATTAAG tgcgCAGGTATTGATGTTCGTTTGTGTGACATTGGGGAATCCATTCAAGAGGTAATGGAATCTTATGAAGTGGAACTTGATGGAAAAACATATCAAG TGAAACCAATCCGAAATCTCAATGGTCACTCTATTGGACAGTATAGAATACACGCAGGCAAGACGGTGCCCATAGTGAAAGGAGGTGAAGCCACTAGGATGGAG GAAGGAGAGGTTTATGCAATCGAGACCTTCGGCAGTACTGGGAAAGGCATGGTGCATGATGACATGGAGTGTTCCCATTACATGAAAAACTTTGAAGTTGGTCATGTGCCAATAAG ACTCCCGAGAGCCAAGCATTTGTTGAACGTGGTCAACGAGAACTTTGGCACTCTAGCCTTCTGCCGTCGCTGGTTGGATCGCCTCGGTGAGACCAAGTATTTAATGGCGCTGAAGAACCTCTGCGACCTGGGCATCATCGACCCATACCCGCCTCTGTGTGACACCAAAGGCTGCTACACGGCCCAGTTTGAACACACCATCCTGCTGAGACCCACTTGCAAGGAGGTGGTCAGCCGAGGAGACGATTACTAG
- the LOC127156504 gene encoding galanin receptor 2a: MDVQVMDAFVNPRISKRTSEMGVTNSYGVIFACTCGIIVGIGFCANLLAFSLFVKHKSLRKNRLDVLLLSMALADFLMLLLIPFTVHSAVSFSWPLGNTSCKVYQFLQAFSLAASTYSLCTVSMVRAMIITNPYRPPTMDLVVFMFILVWAFSFFISLPLRIFATKDSLDPGLSNSTVCLPTTQEHHYQVVLSQFVLFYFIPMLVIAVNSARMAFFLHKRPVMSFASARNTRRASLMVFLAAGTFSLCWLPGYVLELCVYLGLYRHGRPWEMFHFTCTVLQYLHPCVNPVLYVLLSKRYRRKKDWLFKCNRKRVHPQVISVMESF; encoded by the exons ATGGATGTGCAAGTGATGGATGCATTTGTGAATCCACGGATATCTAAACGAACGTCTGAGATG GGAGTCACTAACAGTTACGGAGTGATCTTTGCTTGCACTTGTGGCATCATAGTGGGCATCGGTTTCTGCGCTAACCTGCTGGCCTTTTCTCTCTTCGTCAAACACAAGAGCCTCCGTAAAAACCGCCTGGACGTTCTTCTCCTCAGTATGGCTCTGGCCGACTTCCTCATGCTTCTCCTGATTCCCTTCACCGTCCACTCGGCAGTCAGTTTCTCCTGGCCTCTGGGCAACACGTCCTGCAAGGTCTATCAGTTTCTGCAGGCATTCTCCCTGGCCGCCAGTACGTATTCCCTGTGCACCGTATCAATGGTTCGCGCCATGATCATCACCAACCCCTACCGCCCTCCAACCATGGATCTGGTggtgttcatgtttattttggtcTGGGCCTTCAGCTTCTTCATAAGTCTGCCTTTGCGTATTTTCGCCACTAAGGACAGCCTAGACCCAGGTTTGAGTAACTCCACCGTTTGTTTGCCCACTACCCAGGAACATCATTACCAGGTTGTTCTCAGCCAATTTGTGCTTTTCTATTTCATTCCGATGCTGGTTATCGCCGTCAACTCAGCGCGTATGGCTTTTTTCCTACACAAGAGACCCGTTATGTCCTTCGCCAGCGCCCGGAACACACGGCGGGCGTCTCTCATGGTGTTTTTGGCGGCCGGGACGTTCTCCTTGTGCTGGCTGCCAGGGTACGTTCTAGagctgtgtgtgtatttaggACTTTACCGGCACGGGCGCCCATGGGAGATGTTCCATTTCACCTGCACGGTTCTCCAGTATCTGCACCCCTGTGTGAACCCCGTCCTCTACGTTCTGCTGTCCAAACGCTACAGGCGCAAGAAAGATTGGCTGTTCAAATGCAATAGGAAACGCGTCCACCCACAGGTCATTAGCGTGATGGAGAGTTTCTGA
- the pthlhb gene encoding LOW QUALITY PROTEIN: parathyroid hormone-like hormone b (The sequence of the model RefSeq protein was modified relative to this genomic sequence to represent the inferred CDS: deleted 1 base in 1 codon), whose translation MLRHWGFAVFLLTVPISVQPRPTNALSNRQRRSVGHAQMMHDRSRSMHDRKRRMWIQELLEQVHTAWDAPSQSEGSVQTPLWPTAHRPKPMGSTKNFPLSFLMETTGTRDDLPQETSKTVRYEEQPLKAVMKRKRKMSSGRWRDPERRRDRGCGFRMQIRIRDQSKSLDKNEGGRSH comes from the exons ATGTTGAGGCATTGGGGGTTTGCTGTGTTCCTGTTAACCGTCCCAATATCTGTCCAACCCAGACCCACTAATGCTCTCAGCAACAGACA GCGACGTTCAGTCGGTCACGCACAGATGATGCATGACAGAAGTCGATCCATGCATGACCGGAAGAGGCGTATGTGGATACAGGAACTGCTTGAGCAGGTGCACACGGCGTGGGACGCCCCCAGTCAGAGCGAAGGAAGTGTCCAGACCCCGCTGTGGCCCACCGCCCACCGGCCCAAACCCATGGGCAGCACCAAAAACTTCCCCTTGAGCTTTCTAATGGAGACTACAGGGACGAGAGACGACCTACCGCAGGAGACCAGCAAGACCGTGAGATACGAGGAGCAGCCGCTGAAAGCTGTGATGAAGAGAAAGAGGAAGATGAGTTCGGGAAGATGGAGAGACCCGGAGAGAAGGAGAGACAGG GGGTGTGGCTTCCGTATGCAAATACGGATTAGGGACCAATCAAAGAGCCTGGATAAGAATGAAGGGGGACGGTCACACTGA